One segment of Microbacterium arborescens DNA contains the following:
- a CDS encoding mandelate racemase/muconate lactonizing enzyme family protein, which translates to MKITEIKTCGLRGATPEGGWTHEHGPDDVIHTLIAIHTDEGVIGVGSCYSSESLVRAALELLSPLLVGADPREPERVSQTLNAHTFWMGRGGAVAHAISGIDIALWDILGQVAGLPVGKLLGGVYRSRVRPYASLLVDDPAPLRDKLHEIAAGGFTAFKIGWGGFGRRDSRYDEDVVAAARDAIGADALLAVDAGGSDGFWAGRSAWAIRTSAMLADHDVAWFEEALAPDDIEGYSALRARSGVPIAGGEVLTRRQDFARCLRAGAFDIVQPDTTKSGGLSESRRVAWLAEEFGVQLIPHGWNTAVGLSADLHLASAVAGTDLVEYRTGSAYIDGLLEAPPQLDADGMLTVPDAPGLGIRLSQESLDRWGTRPDLLRPSAGR; encoded by the coding sequence ATGAAGATCACGGAGATCAAGACGTGTGGACTCCGCGGAGCGACCCCGGAGGGCGGATGGACGCATGAGCACGGTCCCGACGACGTCATCCACACCCTGATCGCCATTCACACCGACGAGGGCGTGATCGGTGTCGGCAGCTGCTACTCGAGCGAGTCTCTCGTGCGGGCGGCTCTCGAACTCCTCTCGCCGCTCCTGGTCGGCGCGGACCCCCGCGAGCCGGAGCGGGTGAGTCAGACCCTGAACGCGCACACATTCTGGATGGGGAGAGGCGGCGCGGTCGCGCACGCGATCAGCGGCATCGACATCGCCCTGTGGGACATCCTGGGTCAGGTGGCAGGGCTGCCGGTCGGGAAGCTGCTGGGCGGCGTCTACCGATCGCGGGTGCGTCCTTACGCGTCGTTGCTGGTAGACGACCCGGCTCCGCTGCGCGACAAGCTGCACGAGATCGCCGCCGGCGGGTTCACCGCGTTCAAGATCGGCTGGGGCGGGTTCGGGCGTCGTGACAGCCGATACGACGAGGATGTCGTCGCCGCGGCGCGCGACGCGATCGGGGCGGATGCCCTGCTCGCCGTTGACGCGGGTGGCTCGGACGGATTCTGGGCGGGACGCTCGGCATGGGCGATCCGCACCTCGGCGATGCTCGCCGACCACGATGTCGCGTGGTTCGAGGAAGCACTCGCGCCCGACGATATCGAAGGGTACAGCGCTCTCCGCGCGCGATCCGGCGTGCCGATCGCCGGCGGGGAGGTTCTCACGCGGCGGCAGGACTTCGCGCGATGCCTGCGGGCCGGAGCGTTCGACATCGTGCAGCCCGACACGACGAAGAGCGGCGGGCTCAGCGAATCGCGCCGCGTCGCTTGGCTGGCGGAGGAGTTCGGCGTGCAGCTCATCCCGCACGGGTGGAACACAGCGGTCGGGCTGAGCGCGGATCTGCATCTCGCGTCCGCCGTCGCCGGCACCGACCTCGTGGAGTATCGCACGGGCTCCGCCTACATCGACGGGCTGCTGGAGGCGCCTCCCCAGCTCGACGCCGATGGCATGCTCACGGTGCCCGACGCCCCCGGCCTCGGCATCCGGCTCTCGCAGGAATCCCTCGATCGGTGGGGCACGCGACCCGATCTGCTGCGGCCGAGCGCGGGCCGGTGA
- a CDS encoding HAD family hydrolase: MAKARTETARGRLTSDGTGIDDVAASVLDRVCRQKVDAVLFDCDGTLVDSEPICDRVWRALADELALSPAPGAATDGLSFEQRLATLRPTNPSLPPTEVVYREYWRRLRSAFDESLQPIDPIYALARDLIDARVPIAVVSNSAQERLQYTVSCALPLLTGVPLVGWTPRDRPKPYPDLYRRAASLVAVPPARCLAIEDSAVGARGATSAGMRAIILDAPTT, translated from the coding sequence ATGGCCAAGGCCCGCACTGAAACCGCGCGTGGGCGCCTGACCTCAGATGGGACGGGCATCGACGACGTGGCCGCGTCCGTGCTCGATCGCGTCTGTCGGCAGAAGGTCGATGCGGTGCTTTTCGACTGCGACGGCACCCTCGTCGACTCCGAGCCGATCTGCGACCGCGTGTGGCGCGCCCTCGCAGACGAGCTCGCCCTGAGCCCGGCTCCGGGTGCGGCTACGGACGGGCTGAGCTTCGAGCAGCGCCTCGCCACGCTCCGGCCGACGAATCCCTCGCTGCCTCCGACGGAGGTCGTGTATCGCGAGTACTGGCGCCGCCTGCGATCGGCGTTCGATGAGAGCCTGCAGCCCATCGATCCGATCTACGCCCTCGCCCGCGACCTCATCGACGCGAGGGTCCCGATCGCCGTCGTCAGCAACAGCGCGCAGGAGCGGCTGCAGTACACCGTCTCCTGCGCGCTCCCCCTGCTGACGGGGGTGCCGCTGGTGGGATGGACGCCGCGCGACCGCCCGAAGCCGTATCCCGACCTCTACCGCCGCGCGGCATCCCTCGTCGCGGTGCCGCCTGCGCGCTGTCTCGCGATCGAGGACAGCGCCGTCGGCGCGCGTGGAGCGACGAGCGCCGGGATGCGCGCGATCATCCTCGACGCCCCGACAACCTGA
- a CDS encoding YhgE/Pip domain-containing protein translates to MKIPALISAELRRLTATRMSVVALIALMLVPVLYGGLYLWANQDPYGKFADIPVALVDLDSGAPASDGDGTVNYGSEVADKLVEGKDFGWKQMDAAEAQEALRTGEVDFSVTLPEDFSLALTSAAGDEPRQATLVLATNDANNYLASSIGSQAVERIRSSVAELVGREAASRLLTGIADIRVQLQNATDGANQLVDGAGQALDGANQLADGTGQLSAGAVQLRDGANQLAGGASQLADGTRTLAQGSSDLASGAAQVSDGTAELAGYADRVRSVVDDAAGQLPQVRTDIAALLADRGLDQAQIAEVLARLDPIGERLQSGVTRVDEATGQIDRLAAGAAQVSSGAAQLASGAAQAADGAASVSSGAGQLAAATDEAATGAAQLDDGARQLATGLGTLDGGLVTLRDGLSSGVAQLPDSSPELRDQQAQTIADPVAVDSGNIAKAGDYGAGLAPFFAALAGWIGIYALFLIVKPVSRRAVTALRSPLRVTLAGWLTPAMLGGIGMIVLFGVLSIALGFNFSSPVGTLGMLITASFTYAAIILALNVWLGSVGQFIGLVLMVLQLVTAGGTFPWQTLPAPLAALHHVLPMGYVVDGMRQWMYGGDLSRVSLDLAVLFTWMVGALVLAAIGVARMTHGRTLRDLQPSLIG, encoded by the coding sequence ATGAAGATCCCCGCCCTGATCAGCGCGGAGCTGCGACGCCTGACGGCCACCCGGATGTCGGTGGTCGCCCTGATCGCGCTCATGCTCGTCCCCGTCCTGTACGGCGGCCTGTACCTCTGGGCCAATCAAGACCCGTACGGGAAGTTCGCCGACATCCCGGTCGCCCTCGTCGATCTCGACTCCGGTGCTCCGGCGAGCGACGGCGACGGCACGGTCAACTACGGGTCGGAGGTCGCCGACAAGCTCGTCGAGGGCAAAGACTTCGGCTGGAAGCAGATGGATGCCGCCGAGGCGCAGGAGGCACTGCGCACCGGCGAGGTCGACTTCTCCGTGACGCTTCCCGAGGACTTCTCGCTCGCCCTCACGAGCGCGGCGGGCGACGAGCCCCGACAGGCGACGCTGGTGCTCGCCACCAACGACGCGAACAACTACCTCGCGTCGTCTATCGGCTCGCAGGCGGTCGAACGCATCCGCTCGTCGGTCGCCGAACTCGTCGGCCGTGAGGCCGCATCGCGCCTGCTCACCGGCATCGCCGACATCCGCGTGCAGCTGCAGAACGCCACCGATGGCGCGAACCAGCTCGTCGACGGCGCAGGTCAGGCCCTCGACGGGGCCAACCAGCTCGCCGACGGCACGGGCCAGCTCTCGGCCGGCGCGGTGCAGCTGCGCGACGGAGCCAACCAGCTCGCCGGAGGCGCGTCGCAACTCGCCGACGGCACGCGCACGCTGGCACAGGGCTCATCCGACCTGGCTTCCGGCGCGGCTCAAGTTTCGGACGGCACCGCCGAGCTCGCCGGCTACGCCGACCGCGTGCGGTCGGTCGTCGACGACGCAGCGGGTCAGCTTCCGCAGGTACGCACCGATATCGCCGCGCTGCTCGCAGACCGCGGGCTCGACCAGGCGCAGATCGCGGAGGTCCTCGCCCGCCTCGATCCGATCGGCGAGCGCCTGCAGTCGGGCGTGACGCGCGTCGACGAGGCCACCGGTCAGATCGACCGGCTGGCCGCAGGCGCCGCGCAGGTGAGCTCGGGCGCGGCGCAGCTCGCGAGTGGAGCAGCGCAGGCGGCCGACGGCGCGGCATCCGTCTCGTCGGGCGCCGGTCAGCTCGCCGCCGCGACCGACGAGGCCGCGACCGGTGCGGCTCAGCTCGACGATGGCGCACGTCAACTCGCGACGGGACTCGGCACCCTCGACGGCGGGCTCGTGACACTGCGCGACGGGTTGAGCTCGGGTGTCGCCCAGCTGCCCGATTCGTCGCCCGAGCTGCGCGACCAGCAGGCGCAGACGATCGCCGACCCGGTCGCGGTCGATTCCGGGAACATCGCGAAGGCCGGTGACTACGGCGCGGGCTTGGCCCCCTTCTTCGCGGCCCTCGCCGGGTGGATCGGCATCTACGCGCTGTTCCTCATCGTCAAGCCGGTGTCGCGCCGAGCCGTGACCGCGCTGCGGTCGCCGCTGCGCGTGACCCTCGCGGGGTGGCTGACTCCCGCGATGCTCGGCGGCATCGGCATGATCGTCCTCTTCGGCGTGCTGTCGATCGCGCTCGGGTTCAACTTCTCGAGCCCCGTGGGGACCCTGGGGATGCTCATCACCGCGTCGTTCACCTACGCCGCGATCATCCTCGCGCTCAACGTGTGGTTGGGGTCGGTGGGACAGTTCATCGGTCTCGTGCTGATGGTGCTCCAGCTCGTCACGGCGGGCGGCACGTTCCCCTGGCAGACCCTGCCGGCACCTCTCGCGGCCCTGCACCACGTTCTGCCGATGGGTTACGTCGTCGACGGCATGCGGCAGTGGATGTACGGCGGCGACCTCAGTCGGGTGAGCCTCGACCTCGCGGTGCTGTTCACGTGGATGGTGGGCGCACTGGTGCTCGCCGCGATCGGCGTGGCCCGGATGACGCACGGACGCACCCTGCGCGACCTGCAGCCGAGCCTCATCGGGTGA
- a CDS encoding TetR/AcrR family transcriptional regulator, which translates to MTDTVSPRRPRKDAAANRAGLLSAAARTLALDPSASVDAIARAAGLSRRALYGHFDDRDALVRELVASGAQRFNAIATDPGLRLDTESVPVALARLTGRLWGEASHVQVAAAVALDERHVEDSAAALAPLRRALMNLVRRGQDEGTLRTDVAAPTLARLIEETARTVIVRLDASSPEAHSLVVRAVLSIAGLSWRDAAALIDAHSDVVGAAS; encoded by the coding sequence GTGACCGACACCGTCTCCCCTCGTCGTCCGCGGAAGGATGCCGCCGCGAATCGCGCCGGGCTCCTTTCCGCCGCCGCGCGCACGCTGGCGCTCGACCCGAGCGCTTCCGTCGACGCGATCGCCCGGGCCGCCGGCCTCAGCCGTCGCGCGCTCTACGGCCATTTCGACGATCGCGACGCGCTCGTGCGCGAGCTCGTCGCGTCGGGGGCGCAGCGCTTCAACGCGATCGCGACCGACCCGGGGCTGCGACTCGACACCGAGTCCGTGCCTGTCGCGCTCGCCCGCTTGACGGGTCGGCTCTGGGGCGAGGCGTCGCACGTGCAGGTCGCCGCGGCCGTCGCCCTCGACGAGCGGCACGTGGAAGACTCCGCTGCCGCGCTCGCCCCGCTCCGCCGCGCGCTGATGAATCTGGTGCGTCGTGGGCAGGACGAGGGCACCCTCCGCACGGATGTCGCCGCCCCGACCCTCGCCCGCCTCATCGAGGAGACCGCCCGAACGGTCATCGTCCGCCTCGACGCATCGTCGCCCGAGGCGCATTCGCTCGTCGTCAGGGCGGTGCTCTCGATCGCCGGGCTCTCGTGGCGCGACGCCGCCGCCCTCATCGACGCCCACTCGGACGTCGTGGGAGCGGCATCCTGA
- the argG gene encoding argininosuccinate synthase — protein MSKVLQSLPVGERVGIAFSGGLDTSVAVAWMRDKGAVPFTYTGDLGQYDEDDIASIPGRALQYGAEGSRLIDCKPMMVEEGLVALACGAFHIRSGGRTYFNTTPIGRAVTGTMLVRAMKEDGVDIWGDGSTYKGNDIERFYRYGLLANPALRIYKPWLDADFVTELGGRTEMSEWLVAHGFPYRDSVEKAYSTDANIWGATHEAKTLEHLDVSLEIVEPIMGVRFWDPAVEIETEDVSVTFEAGRPVAVNGVEYSDIVELVMEANAIGGRHGLGMSDQIENRIIEAKSRGIYEAPGMALLFIAYERLVNGILNEDTLATYHEQGRRLGRLMYEGRWLEPQSFMLRESIQRWVGSAISGTVTLRLRRGEDYTILNTESRHLSYSPEKLSMERVGDSAFGPTDRIGQLTMRNLDIADSRSRLEHYAGIGLIGGPTAELVGDLERGGAAEITGNVEQTDQDLADRVDAAGESASFDFGAD, from the coding sequence ATGTCGAAGGTCCTCCAGTCCCTGCCCGTCGGCGAGCGCGTCGGCATCGCCTTCTCGGGGGGTCTCGACACCTCCGTCGCGGTCGCGTGGATGCGTGACAAGGGCGCCGTCCCCTTCACCTACACCGGCGACCTCGGTCAGTACGACGAGGACGACATCGCGTCGATCCCCGGCCGCGCGCTGCAGTACGGCGCCGAGGGCTCGCGTCTGATCGACTGCAAGCCGATGATGGTCGAGGAGGGCCTCGTCGCCCTCGCCTGCGGCGCGTTCCACATCCGTTCGGGCGGTCGCACCTACTTCAACACGACGCCGATCGGCCGTGCCGTAACCGGCACGATGCTCGTGCGCGCCATGAAGGAGGACGGCGTCGACATCTGGGGCGACGGCTCCACGTACAAGGGCAACGACATCGAGCGGTTCTACCGCTACGGCTTGCTCGCCAACCCGGCGCTGCGCATCTACAAGCCGTGGCTCGACGCCGACTTCGTCACCGAGCTGGGCGGCCGCACCGAGATGAGCGAATGGCTCGTCGCGCACGGCTTCCCGTACCGCGATTCGGTCGAGAAGGCCTATTCGACCGACGCCAACATCTGGGGCGCCACTCACGAGGCCAAGACCCTCGAGCACCTCGACGTCTCGCTCGAGATCGTCGAGCCGATCATGGGTGTGCGCTTCTGGGACCCGGCCGTCGAGATCGAGACCGAGGACGTCTCGGTCACCTTCGAAGCCGGACGTCCCGTCGCCGTCAACGGCGTCGAGTACTCCGACATCGTCGAGCTCGTGATGGAAGCGAACGCGATCGGCGGCCGCCACGGCCTCGGCATGAGCGACCAGATCGAGAACCGCATCATCGAGGCGAAGAGCCGCGGCATCTACGAGGCGCCGGGCATGGCCCTGCTGTTCATCGCGTACGAGCGGCTGGTCAACGGCATCCTGAACGAAGACACCCTCGCCACTTACCACGAGCAGGGTCGCCGCCTCGGGCGCCTCATGTACGAGGGCCGCTGGCTCGAGCCGCAGTCGTTCATGCTGCGCGAGTCGATCCAGCGCTGGGTCGGCTCCGCGATCAGCGGCACCGTCACGCTGCGCCTGCGCCGTGGCGAGGACTACACGATTCTCAACACCGAGAGCCGCCACCTGTCGTACTCGCCCGAGAAGCTCTCGATGGAGCGCGTCGGCGACTCGGCCTTCGGCCCGACCGACCGCATCGGCCAGCTCACGATGCGCAACCTCGACATCGCCGACTCGCGCTCGCGGCTCGAGCACTACGCCGGCATCGGCCTCATCGGCGGCCCGACGGCCGAGCTCGTGGGCGACCTCGAGCGCGGCGGCGCGGCCGAGATCACCGGCAACGTCGAGCAGACCGATCAGGATCTGGCCGACCGGGTGGATGCCGCAGGCGAGTCCGCCTCGTTCGACTTCGGCGCCGACTGA
- a CDS encoding MetQ/NlpA family ABC transporter substrate-binding protein, which produces MSRTARTARTPLLIAAVASAALLLAGCAGSPASESGGADGDSLGTLKVGALQTPAGDILNHIAENGAAELGLTIEFVPFTDYNTPNTALVDGSIDANLFQNSTFLENFNTNTGSDLISVGEAYLPSAAFYSSKVDSLDDLEDGATIAIPNDPTNEGRALKLLAQEGLIEVSDDVVDLTGITDNPRDFQFQEIENATLPQAVPDVDAAFVTISFALPAGLTADQAILTEGEGSPYYNVLATRPDLKDDPRIVALYELLTSSETADFENETWGGLVVPVTKD; this is translated from the coding sequence ATGTCCCGCACGGCCCGCACCGCCCGCACCCCCCTCCTCATCGCCGCCGTCGCCTCAGCCGCCCTGCTGCTGGCCGGCTGCGCCGGCTCGCCGGCATCCGAGTCGGGCGGCGCCGACGGCGACAGCCTCGGCACGCTCAAGGTCGGCGCGCTGCAGACGCCCGCCGGCGACATCCTCAACCACATCGCCGAGAACGGCGCCGCGGAGCTGGGGCTGACGATCGAGTTCGTCCCGTTCACCGACTACAACACGCCCAACACCGCGCTCGTCGACGGTTCGATCGACGCGAACCTGTTCCAGAACTCGACGTTCCTCGAGAACTTCAACACCAACACCGGCTCCGACCTCATCAGCGTCGGCGAGGCCTACCTGCCTTCGGCCGCGTTCTACTCCAGCAAGGTCGACAGCCTCGACGACCTGGAGGACGGGGCGACCATCGCGATCCCCAACGACCCGACGAACGAGGGCCGTGCGCTCAAGCTGCTCGCGCAGGAGGGTCTGATCGAGGTCTCCGACGACGTCGTCGACCTGACCGGCATCACCGACAACCCGCGCGACTTCCAGTTCCAGGAGATCGAGAACGCGACGCTGCCGCAGGCCGTGCCGGACGTCGATGCGGCGTTCGTCACGATCAGCTTCGCGCTTCCCGCGGGCCTCACCGCCGACCAGGCGATCCTCACCGAGGGCGAGGGCAGCCCGTACTACAACGTGCTGGCCACGCGTCCCGACCTGAAGGACGACCCCCGGATCGTCGCGCTGTACGAGCTGCTGACCTCATCCGAGACCGCAGACTTCGAGAACGAGACCTGGGGCGGCCTCGTCGTCCCCGTCACGAAGGACTGA
- a CDS encoding methionine ABC transporter permease has translation MNEQLLNLLLVATGQTLYMVGVALLATIVIGLPLGVVLVGTEQGRFLATPFGSRRVGIVVNRVLDFIVNLGRSVPFIILMVALIPFTRLLVGTFIGPTAAIVPLSVVAIPFFARMVEIAIKEVDDGLLEVAASLGASRWQLVTKVLLPEAAPAMLLGLSTTVTSIINFSAMVGTVAGGGLGDVAIRYGYQQYSWIHIVSVIVVIFAIVMVLQGLASWGARRLARRSPRSRTAAPSARMQRADARSTA, from the coding sequence GTGAACGAGCAACTGCTCAATCTGCTGCTGGTCGCCACCGGCCAGACGCTCTACATGGTGGGCGTCGCCCTGCTCGCGACGATCGTCATCGGCCTGCCGCTCGGCGTCGTGCTCGTCGGCACCGAGCAGGGACGCTTCCTCGCGACCCCGTTCGGCTCACGACGGGTCGGCATCGTCGTCAACCGCGTGCTCGACTTCATCGTCAACCTCGGCCGATCGGTGCCGTTCATCATCCTGATGGTCGCGCTGATCCCCTTCACCCGCCTCCTCGTCGGCACCTTCATCGGACCGACCGCTGCGATCGTGCCCTTGTCGGTCGTGGCCATCCCGTTCTTCGCCCGCATGGTCGAGATCGCGATCAAGGAAGTGGATGACGGCCTCCTCGAGGTAGCCGCATCGCTGGGGGCGAGCCGCTGGCAGCTCGTGACGAAGGTGCTGCTGCCCGAGGCCGCGCCCGCGATGCTGCTCGGCCTGTCGACGACCGTCACGTCGATCATCAATTTCTCGGCGATGGTGGGCACCGTCGCCGGCGGCGGTCTCGGCGATGTCGCCATCCGCTACGGCTACCAGCAGTACAGCTGGATCCACATCGTCAGCGTCATCGTCGTGATCTTCGCGATCGTCATGGTGCTGCAGGGCCTCGCGAGCTGGGGCGCCCGCCGTCTCGCGCGCCGCTCACCCCGCTCCCGCACCGCCGCCCCGAGCGCGCGGATGCAGCGGGCCGACGCCCGCAGCACCGCCTGA